A section of the Streptomyces sp. SCL15-4 genome encodes:
- the uvrC gene encoding excinuclease ABC subunit UvrC: MADPSSYRPRPGEIPDSPGVYRFRDEHRRVIYVGKAKSLRQRLANYFQDLANLHPRTRTMVTTAASVEWTVVSTEVEALQLEYSWIKEYDPRFNVKYRDDKSYPYLAVTMNEQFPRVQVMRGHKKKGVRYFGPYAHAWAIRDTVDLLLRVFPVRTCSAGVFKNATRTGRPCLLGYIGKCSAPCVGRIGPEDHRDLADEFCDFMAGRTGTYLRRLEKQMMEAAEEMEYERAARLRDDIEALKKAMEKNAVVLADATDADLVAVAEDELEAAVQIFHVRGGRVRGQRGWVTDKVEDVTTGALVEHALQQLYGEESGDAVPKEVLVPALPEPVEPVQEWLTGRRGANVSLRIPQRGDKKALMETVQRNAQQSLALHKTKRASDLTTRSRALEEIAEALGLDSAPLRIECYDISHLQGDDVVASMVVFEDGLQRKSEYRRFQIKGFAGQDDVRSMHEVIGRRFRRYLAEKERTGEWADGSDVPDADGTGAGSVDGAPAAPEVITDSLKNDDGRPRKFAYPPQLVVVDGGQPQVAAAQRALDELGIDDIAVCGLAKRLEEVWVPGEDDPVVLPRTSEGLYLLQRVRDEAHRFAITYQRTKRAKRFRAGPLDDVPGLGETRKQALIKHFGSVKKLRSATIEQIQEVPGIGRKTAETIAVALAQAAPAAPAVNTATGEIIEDEEPGTTGGSSGEPVTAGVPDERRGQET, encoded by the coding sequence ATGGCCGATCCCTCCAGCTACCGCCCCAGGCCGGGTGAGATCCCGGACTCTCCGGGGGTGTACAGGTTCCGTGACGAGCACCGCCGGGTGATCTACGTCGGAAAGGCGAAGAGCCTGCGCCAGCGCCTGGCGAACTACTTCCAGGACCTGGCGAACCTGCACCCGCGCACCCGGACGATGGTGACCACCGCCGCGTCCGTGGAGTGGACCGTGGTGTCCACGGAGGTCGAGGCCCTTCAGCTGGAGTACTCCTGGATCAAGGAGTACGACCCCCGGTTCAACGTCAAGTACCGCGACGACAAGAGCTACCCGTACCTCGCGGTGACGATGAACGAGCAGTTTCCCCGCGTCCAGGTGATGCGCGGTCACAAGAAGAAGGGCGTCCGGTATTTCGGGCCGTACGCCCACGCCTGGGCCATCCGGGACACCGTCGACCTGCTGCTGCGGGTGTTCCCGGTGCGCACCTGCTCGGCCGGCGTCTTCAAGAACGCCACCCGCACCGGCCGGCCCTGCCTGCTCGGCTACATCGGCAAGTGCTCCGCGCCCTGCGTCGGCCGGATCGGCCCCGAGGACCACCGGGATCTGGCCGACGAGTTCTGCGACTTCATGGCGGGCCGGACCGGCACCTACCTCCGCCGCCTGGAGAAGCAGATGATGGAGGCGGCGGAGGAGATGGAGTACGAGCGGGCGGCCCGCCTGCGCGACGACATCGAGGCCCTGAAGAAGGCCATGGAGAAGAACGCGGTCGTCCTCGCCGACGCGACCGACGCCGACCTCGTCGCCGTCGCCGAGGACGAGCTGGAGGCGGCCGTGCAGATCTTCCACGTACGCGGCGGCCGGGTCCGCGGACAGCGCGGCTGGGTCACCGACAAGGTCGAGGACGTCACCACCGGCGCCCTGGTCGAGCACGCCCTCCAGCAGCTGTACGGCGAGGAGAGCGGGGACGCCGTCCCCAAGGAGGTGCTGGTCCCGGCCCTGCCCGAGCCGGTCGAGCCGGTCCAGGAGTGGCTGACCGGCCGCCGCGGGGCGAACGTGTCGCTGCGCATCCCGCAGCGCGGCGACAAGAAGGCGCTGATGGAGACCGTGCAGCGCAACGCCCAGCAGTCCCTCGCGCTGCACAAGACCAAGCGCGCCTCCGACCTGACCACCCGCTCGCGCGCGCTGGAGGAGATCGCCGAGGCCCTCGGCCTGGACAGCGCCCCGCTGCGGATCGAGTGCTACGACATCTCCCACCTCCAGGGCGACGACGTGGTGGCCTCCATGGTCGTCTTCGAGGACGGGCTGCAGCGCAAGAGCGAGTACCGCCGCTTCCAGATCAAGGGCTTCGCCGGCCAGGACGACGTCCGCTCCATGCACGAGGTGATCGGCCGCCGCTTCCGGCGCTACCTCGCCGAGAAGGAGCGGACGGGGGAGTGGGCCGACGGCTCCGACGTCCCGGACGCCGACGGCACCGGCGCCGGGAGCGTCGACGGCGCGCCCGCCGCCCCGGAGGTGATCACGGACTCCCTCAAGAACGACGACGGCCGGCCCCGGAAGTTCGCCTACCCGCCCCAGCTGGTGGTCGTCGACGGCGGTCAGCCGCAGGTCGCCGCGGCCCAGCGCGCCCTGGACGAGCTGGGCATCGACGACATCGCCGTCTGCGGTCTCGCCAAGCGCCTGGAGGAGGTCTGGGTGCCCGGCGAGGACGACCCGGTGGTCCTGCCCCGCACCAGCGAGGGCCTCTACCTGCTCCAGCGGGTGCGTGACGAGGCGCACCGCTTCGCGATCACCTACCAGCGCACCAAGCGCGCCAAGCGCTTCCGCGCGGGCCCGCTGGACGACGTCCCCGGCCTGGGAGAGACCCGCAAGCAGGCGCTCATCAAGCATTTCGGCTCGGTGAAGAAGCTGCGGTCCGCCACAATCGAGCAGATCCAGGAAGTGCCCGGGATAGGCCGGAAGACGGCGGAGACCATCGCCGTGGCCCTCGCCCAGGCGGCCCCGGCCGCACCCGCCGTGAACACGGCGACCGGAGAGATCATTGAGGACGAGGAACCCGGTACGACGGGAGGTTCCTCGGGGGAGCCCGTGACCGCGGGCGTCCCGGACGAACGACGGGGGCAGGAGACATGA
- a CDS encoding Rieske (2Fe-2S) protein, translating to MPARSSASRRTVLRGAAAAPVAGLGLAACSSSDGGGSASAATESVDLGKESEVAKGGAKLYRDHNVVVSRARDGSLKAYSTICTHAGCPINKLEGTTLVCPCHGSRFDAVTGEVVQAPATQPLTELAVKTTGGRIVAGPAD from the coding sequence ATGCCCGCCCGCTCCTCCGCGAGCCGTCGTACCGTCCTTCGAGGGGCCGCCGCGGCCCCGGTCGCCGGGCTCGGCCTGGCCGCGTGCTCCTCCTCGGACGGAGGCGGTTCGGCCTCTGCCGCCACCGAGTCCGTCGACCTCGGCAAGGAGAGCGAGGTCGCGAAGGGCGGGGCGAAGCTCTACCGGGATCACAACGTGGTGGTCAGCCGCGCCCGGGACGGCAGCCTCAAGGCGTACAGCACGATCTGCACGCACGCGGGGTGCCCCATCAACAAGCTGGAGGGCACGACCCTGGTCTGCCCCTGCCACGGCAGCCGGTTCGACGCCGTGACGGGCGAGGTGGTCCAGGCACCGGCCACCCAGCCGCTGACCGAGCTGGCGGTGAAGACCACCGGCGGCAGGATCGTCGCCGGCCCGGCGGACTGA
- a CDS encoding gluconeogenesis factor YvcK family protein, protein MTQRTPRLGRLRRMVPEARAGRPVEARGGRPRRRGAQPKVVALGGGMGLSASLAALRRITGDLTAVVTVADDGGSSGRLRDELGVLPPGDLRKALAALCGDDEWGQTWARVIQHRFQSQGDLHEHAVGNLLIVALWEQLGDHVQALDLVGKLLGAHGRVLPMSAVPLELQALVKGHDPERPDDVDTVRGQATVALTPGEVQSVHLVPNDPPAVPEAVAAVLDADWVVLGPGSWFSSVIPHLLVPELLDALTETKARRVLSLNLAPQPGETEGFSPQRHLEVLGRHAPKLALDVVLADEAAVPDRDSLTEAAKRLGAAVELAPVARTDGSPRHDPELLAAAYDRIFRMHGRIGPWR, encoded by the coding sequence ATGACGCAACGTACACCGCGGCTGGGCAGGCTGCGCCGGATGGTGCCCGAGGCACGCGCCGGCCGCCCGGTCGAGGCCCGCGGGGGCCGGCCCCGCCGGCGCGGCGCCCAGCCCAAGGTGGTCGCGCTCGGCGGCGGCATGGGCCTGTCCGCGTCGCTCGCCGCGCTGCGCCGGATCACCGGCGATCTCACCGCCGTCGTCACCGTGGCCGACGACGGCGGCTCCAGCGGCCGGCTCAGGGACGAGCTGGGCGTGCTGCCGCCCGGCGACCTGCGCAAGGCGCTGGCCGCGCTGTGCGGCGACGACGAGTGGGGCCAGACCTGGGCCCGGGTCATCCAGCACCGCTTCCAGTCCCAGGGCGATCTGCACGAGCACGCGGTCGGCAACCTGCTGATCGTCGCCCTGTGGGAGCAGCTCGGCGACCATGTGCAGGCCCTGGACCTGGTCGGCAAGCTGCTCGGCGCGCACGGCCGGGTGCTGCCCATGTCCGCCGTGCCGCTGGAGTTGCAGGCCCTGGTCAAGGGACACGACCCGGAGCGCCCGGACGACGTGGACACGGTGCGCGGACAGGCGACCGTCGCCCTGACGCCCGGCGAGGTGCAGTCGGTGCACCTCGTGCCCAACGACCCGCCCGCCGTCCCCGAGGCCGTGGCGGCGGTCCTGGACGCGGACTGGGTGGTGCTGGGCCCCGGCTCCTGGTTCTCCTCGGTCATCCCGCACCTGCTGGTGCCCGAGTTGCTGGACGCCCTCACCGAGACCAAGGCGCGCCGTGTGCTCTCCTTGAACCTCGCGCCGCAGCCGGGAGAAACCGAGGGCTTCTCCCCGCAGCGTCATTTGGAGGTTTTGGGGCGACACGCCCCTAAACTCGCCCTGGACGTGGTGCTGGCCGACGAGGCCGCCGTGCCCGACCGCGATTCGCTCACCGAGGCCGCCAAGCGGCTGGGAGCCGCGGTCGAGCTGGCGCCGGTGGCCCGGACCGACGGATCGCCCCGGCATGACCCGGAGCTGTTGGCCGCCGCGTACGACCGTATTTTTCGGATGCATGGAAGGATCGGCCCATGGCGATGA
- the rapZ gene encoding RNase adapter RapZ, with protein MTEHDAQPMAQRDRTHGDQGDQGVRHGTGQGPARPDAGRETGHDNGAQVSTGSETAGVPEAAIPELVIISGMSGAGRSTAAKCLEDLGWFVVDNLPPALIPTMVELGARSQGNVARIAVVVDVRGRRFFDNLRESLADLDTRGVTRRIVFLESSDEALVRRFESVRRPHPLQGDGRIVDGIAAERELLRELRGDADLVIDTSSLNVHELRAKMDAQFAGEEEPELRATVMSFGFKYGLPVDADLVADMRFLPNPHWVPELRPYTGLNEEVAAYVFNQPGAKEFLDRYAELLRLIAAGYRREGKRYVTIAIGCTGGKHRSVAMSEKLAARLAAEGVETVVVHRDMGRE; from the coding sequence ATGACGGAGCACGACGCACAGCCCATGGCACAGCGAGATCGGACGCACGGCGACCAGGGCGACCAGGGCGTCCGGCACGGCACCGGCCAGGGCCCGGCCCGGCCCGACGCCGGCCGGGAGACGGGCCACGACAACGGAGCACAGGTGAGTACGGGCAGCGAGACAGCCGGGGTCCCCGAGGCGGCCATCCCCGAGCTGGTGATCATTTCCGGCATGTCCGGAGCCGGCCGGTCCACGGCCGCCAAGTGTCTGGAGGACCTCGGCTGGTTCGTCGTGGACAACCTCCCGCCCGCCCTCATCCCCACCATGGTGGAGCTGGGCGCCCGCTCGCAGGGCAACGTGGCGCGGATCGCGGTGGTCGTGGACGTGCGCGGCCGGCGCTTCTTCGACAACCTCCGCGAGTCCCTCGCCGACCTGGACACCCGGGGCGTCACCCGGCGGATCGTCTTCCTGGAGTCCTCCGACGAGGCCCTGGTCCGCCGCTTCGAGTCGGTGCGCCGCCCGCACCCGCTCCAGGGCGACGGACGCATCGTGGACGGCATCGCCGCCGAACGCGAGCTGCTGCGCGAGCTGCGCGGCGACGCCGACCTGGTGATCGACACCTCCAGCCTGAACGTGCACGAGCTGCGCGCCAAGATGGACGCCCAGTTCGCCGGGGAGGAGGAGCCCGAGCTGCGGGCCACGGTGATGTCCTTCGGCTTCAAGTACGGCCTCCCGGTCGACGCCGACCTGGTCGCGGACATGCGATTCCTGCCCAACCCCCACTGGGTCCCGGAGCTGCGCCCCTACACCGGCCTCAACGAGGAGGTCGCGGCCTACGTCTTCAACCAGCCCGGCGCCAAGGAGTTCCTCGACCGGTACGCCGAACTGCTGCGGCTCATCGCCGCCGGGTACCGGCGCGAGGGCAAGCGGTACGTGACCATCGCCATCGGCTGTACCGGTGGCAAGCACCGCTCGGTCGCGATGTCGGAGAAGCTCGCCGCGCGGCTCGCGGCCGAGGGAGTGGAGACGGTGGTCGTGCACCGGGACATGGGACGGGAATGA
- the uvrA gene encoding excinuclease ABC subunit UvrA: MADRLIVRGAREHNLKNVSLDLPRDSLIVFTGLSGSGKSSLAFDTIFAEGQRRYVESLSSYARQFLGQMDKPDVDFIEGLSPAVSIDQKSTSRNPRSTVGTITEVYDYLRLLFARIGKPHCPECGRPISRQSPQAIVDKVLELPEGSRFQVLSPLVRERKGEFVDLFADLQTKGYSRARVDGQTVQLSEPPVLKKQEKHTIEVVVDRLTVKDSAKRRLTDSVETALGLSGGMVVLDFVDLPEDDPERERMYSEHLYCPYDDLSFEELEPRSFSFNSPFGACPECTGIGTRMEVDPELIVPDPDKSLDEGAIHPWSHGHTKDYFGRLIGALADALGFRTDIPFAGLPQRARKALLHGHKTQIEVRYRNRYGRERVYTTPFEGALPFVKRRHSEAESDASRERFEGYMREVPCPSCEGTRLKPIVLAVTIMGKSIAEVSAMSISDCADFLGELKLSARDKKIAERVLKEVNERLRFLVDVGLDYLSLNRAAGTLSGGEAQRIRLATQIGSGLVGVLYVLDEPSIGLHQRDNHRLIETLVRLRDMGNTLIVVEHDEDTIKVADWIVDIGPGAGEHGGKVVHSGSVKELLDNTESQTGAYLSGRKAIPLPDVRRPRDLSRQLTVHGARENNLRDIDVSFPLGVFTAVTGVSGSGKSTLVNDILYTHLARELNGARTVPGRHTRVDGDDLVDKVVHVDQSPIGRTPRSNPATYTGVFDHIRKLFAETTEAKVRGYLPGRFSFNVKGGRCENCAGDGTIKIEMNFLPDVYVPCEVCHGARYNRETLEVHYKGKSIAEVLNMPIEEAMHFFEAVPAISRHLRTLNDVGLGYVRLGQSATTLSGGEAQRVKLASELQKRSTGRTVYVLDEPTTGLHFEDISKLLTVLGGLVDKGNTVIVIEHNLDVIKTADWIVDMGPEGGAGGGLVVAEGTPEEVAGVPASHTGKFLREILGDRISDAQQVKAPRGGTTRKTAAAKAPARKTVTARTDSAAAESGADRATAKKAATTKKAASAAKKATPAKKTTRKRSS; encoded by the coding sequence GTGGCCGACCGTCTCATCGTCCGTGGCGCGCGCGAGCACAATCTCAAGAATGTCTCGCTCGACCTGCCTCGTGACTCGCTCATCGTCTTCACGGGCCTGTCCGGGTCGGGCAAGTCCTCCCTGGCCTTCGACACGATCTTCGCGGAGGGCCAGCGCCGTTACGTGGAGTCGCTCTCCTCGTACGCACGGCAGTTCCTCGGGCAGATGGACAAGCCCGACGTCGACTTCATCGAGGGTCTCTCCCCGGCCGTCTCCATCGACCAGAAGTCGACCTCGCGCAACCCCCGCTCGACGGTCGGCACCATCACCGAGGTCTACGACTATCTGCGTCTGCTGTTCGCGCGCATCGGCAAGCCGCACTGCCCCGAGTGCGGCCGCCCGATCTCGCGCCAGTCGCCGCAGGCCATCGTGGACAAGGTCCTGGAACTGCCCGAGGGCAGCCGCTTCCAGGTGCTCTCCCCGCTGGTGCGCGAGCGCAAGGGCGAGTTCGTCGACCTCTTCGCCGACCTCCAGACCAAGGGCTACTCCCGCGCGCGGGTGGACGGCCAGACCGTCCAGCTGTCCGAACCGCCGGTCCTGAAGAAGCAGGAGAAGCACACCATCGAGGTGGTCGTGGACCGCCTCACGGTGAAGGACTCCGCCAAGCGGCGCCTCACCGACTCCGTGGAGACGGCCCTCGGCCTCTCCGGCGGCATGGTCGTGCTCGACTTCGTGGACCTCCCCGAGGACGACCCCGAGCGCGAGCGCATGTACTCGGAGCACCTGTACTGCCCGTACGACGACCTGTCCTTCGAGGAACTGGAGCCCCGCTCCTTCTCCTTCAACTCGCCCTTCGGCGCCTGCCCCGAGTGCACCGGCATCGGCACGCGCATGGAGGTCGACCCCGAGCTGATCGTCCCGGACCCGGACAAGTCCCTGGACGAGGGCGCCATCCACCCCTGGTCGCACGGCCACACCAAGGACTACTTCGGCCGACTCATCGGCGCCCTCGCGGACGCCCTCGGCTTCCGCACGGACATCCCCTTCGCGGGCCTGCCGCAGCGCGCCAGGAAGGCCCTGCTCCACGGCCACAAGACACAGATCGAGGTGCGCTACCGCAACCGGTACGGCCGGGAGCGGGTCTACACCACCCCGTTCGAGGGCGCGCTGCCCTTCGTCAAGCGCCGGCACAGCGAGGCCGAGAGCGACGCCAGCCGCGAGCGCTTCGAGGGCTATATGCGCGAGGTGCCCTGTCCCTCCTGCGAGGGCACGCGCCTGAAGCCGATCGTCCTCGCGGTCACGATCATGGGCAAGTCGATCGCCGAGGTCTCCGCGATGTCGATCAGCGACTGCGCGGACTTCCTGGGCGAACTGAAGCTGAGCGCCCGCGACAAGAAGATCGCCGAGCGGGTCCTGAAGGAGGTCAACGAGCGGCTGCGCTTCCTGGTCGACGTCGGCCTGGACTACCTCTCGCTCAACCGAGCGGCCGGGACCCTCTCCGGCGGCGAGGCCCAGCGCATCCGCCTGGCCACCCAGATCGGCTCCGGCCTCGTCGGCGTCCTGTACGTGCTGGACGAGCCGTCCATCGGCCTGCACCAGCGGGACAACCACCGGCTGATCGAGACCCTGGTCCGGCTGCGCGACATGGGCAACACGCTCATCGTCGTGGAGCACGACGAGGACACGATCAAGGTCGCCGACTGGATCGTGGACATCGGCCCCGGCGCCGGCGAGCACGGCGGCAAGGTGGTCCACAGCGGCTCCGTGAAGGAACTGCTCGACAACACCGAGTCGCAGACCGGCGCGTACCTCTCGGGCCGCAAGGCGATCCCGCTCCCCGACGTGCGCCGCCCGCGCGACCTGTCGCGGCAGCTCACCGTGCACGGCGCCCGCGAGAACAACCTGCGGGACATCGACGTGTCCTTCCCGCTGGGCGTGTTCACGGCCGTCACCGGCGTCTCCGGCTCCGGCAAGTCGACCCTGGTCAACGACATCCTGTACACGCACCTGGCCCGCGAGCTGAACGGCGCCCGGACCGTCCCCGGACGGCACACCCGCGTCGACGGCGACGACCTGGTCGACAAGGTGGTGCACGTCGACCAGTCGCCGATCGGCCGCACCCCGCGGTCCAACCCGGCGACGTACACCGGCGTCTTCGACCACATCCGCAAGCTGTTCGCCGAGACCACCGAGGCGAAGGTCCGGGGTTACCTGCCCGGCCGCTTCTCCTTCAACGTCAAGGGCGGCCGCTGCGAGAACTGCGCGGGCGACGGCACGATCAAGATCGAGATGAACTTCCTCCCGGACGTCTACGTCCCGTGCGAGGTCTGCCACGGCGCCCGGTACAACCGGGAGACCCTGGAGGTCCACTACAAGGGCAAGTCCATCGCCGAGGTCCTGAACATGCCGATCGAGGAGGCCATGCACTTCTTCGAGGCGGTCCCGGCGATCTCCCGCCACCTGAGGACGCTGAACGACGTCGGGCTCGGCTATGTCCGCCTCGGCCAGTCCGCCACCACTCTCTCCGGTGGCGAGGCGCAGCGCGTCAAGCTCGCCAGCGAACTGCAGAAGCGATCCACCGGGCGCACGGTCTACGTCCTGGACGAGCCGACCACCGGTCTGCACTTCGAGGACATCAGCAAGCTGCTGACGGTCCTCGGCGGACTGGTCGACAAGGGCAACACGGTCATCGTCATCGAGCACAACCTCGACGTGATCAAGACCGCCGACTGGATCGTGGACATGGGCCCCGAGGGCGGTGCCGGAGGCGGCCTGGTGGTCGCCGAGGGCACGCCCGAGGAGGTCGCCGGGGTCCCGGCGAGCCACACGGGCAAGTTCTTGCGGGAGATCCTCGGCGACCGCATCAGCGACGCCCAGCAGGTCAAGGCACCGCGCGGCGGCACGACCCGGAAGACGGCGGCGGCCAAGGCCCCCGCCAGGAAGACGGTGACGGCCAGGACCGACAGCGCCGCCGCCGAGTCCGGGGCCGACAGGGCCACGGCCAAGAAGGCCGCCACGACCAAGAAGGCCGCCTCGGCCGCGAAGAAGGCGACGCCCGCGAAGAAGACCACGCGGAAGCGCAGTTCCTGA
- the whiA gene encoding DNA-binding protein WhiA produces MAMTAAVKDEISRLPVTRTCCRKAEVSAILRFAGGLHLVSGRIVIEAELDTAMAARRLKRDILEIFGHSSELIVMAPGGLRRGSRYVVRVVAGGDQLARQTGLVDGRGRPIRGLPPQVVSGATCDAEAAWRGAFLAHGSLTEPGRSSSLEVTCPGPEAALALVGAARRLSIAAKAREVRGVDRVVVRDGDAIGALLTRLGAHESVLAWEERRMRREVRATANRLANFDDANLRRSARAAVAAGARVQRALEILGDEVPEHLAAAGRLRMEHKQASLEELGALADPPLTKDAVAGRIRRLLAMADKRAADLGIPGTEANLTEELADNLAG; encoded by the coding sequence ATGGCGATGACGGCAGCGGTGAAGGACGAGATCTCCCGGCTCCCCGTCACCCGGACCTGCTGCAGGAAAGCGGAGGTCTCCGCCATCCTGCGGTTCGCCGGCGGCCTCCACCTGGTGAGCGGGCGCATCGTGATCGAGGCCGAGCTGGACACCGCGATGGCGGCGCGCCGGCTCAAGCGGGACATCCTGGAGATCTTCGGCCACAGCTCCGAGCTGATCGTGATGGCCCCCGGCGGACTGCGCCGCGGCTCCCGGTACGTCGTACGGGTCGTCGCGGGCGGTGACCAGCTGGCCCGGCAGACCGGTCTGGTCGACGGACGGGGCCGGCCGATCCGCGGGCTGCCCCCGCAGGTGGTCTCCGGGGCCACCTGCGACGCGGAGGCGGCCTGGCGCGGGGCCTTCCTGGCGCACGGCTCGCTGACCGAACCCGGCCGCTCCTCCTCCCTGGAGGTGACCTGCCCGGGCCCGGAGGCGGCGCTCGCCCTGGTCGGTGCCGCCCGCCGGCTGTCCATCGCGGCGAAGGCCCGCGAGGTGCGCGGGGTGGACCGGGTGGTCGTCCGCGACGGCGACGCGATCGGCGCCCTGCTCACCCGGCTCGGCGCGCACGAGTCGGTGCTGGCCTGGGAGGAGCGCCGGATGCGCCGCGAGGTGCGGGCCACGGCCAACCGGCTCGCCAACTTCGACGACGCCAACCTGCGCCGCTCGGCCCGGGCCGCCGTGGCCGCCGGGGCCCGGGTCCAGCGCGCCCTGGAGATCCTCGGCGACGAGGTTCCCGAGCACCTCGCCGCCGCCGGACGGCTGCGCATGGAGCACAAGCAGGCCTCCCTGGAGGAGCTGGGTGCGCTCGCCGACCCGCCGCTGACGAAGGACGCCGTCGCGGGCCGTATCCGCCGTCTGCTGGCGATGGCCGACAAGCGCGCCGCCGACCTGGGCATCCCGGGCACGGAGGCCAACCTCACCGAGGAACTGGCCGACAACCTGGCCGGCTGA
- a CDS encoding carbohydrate kinase, with protein sequence MIVVAGEALIDLVPQGPGALAALKPALGGGPYNTAVALGRLGSPTAFCSRTSSDAFGEALLDGLRRAGVDVSGVQRGPEPTTLAVATIDAGGSAAYSFYVDGTADRLFSAPAALPAGTRAVSFGTCSLVLEPGASAYEELMRAAAGQGLFTALDPNVRAGLIPDADAYRERFRGWLPSVTLLKLSEEDAEWLGGTPREWLAAGPAAVVITRGGDGLTVFTRDGGEHSVPGEKVDVVDTIGAGDTVNAALLHGLAGRDALSAEALAALGAEGWTRLLRFAARAAAITCSRAGAEPPYAAELGDPAAP encoded by the coding sequence GTGATCGTCGTCGCCGGTGAGGCACTGATCGACCTGGTACCGCAGGGCCCGGGTGCCCTCGCGGCCCTGAAGCCGGCGCTCGGCGGCGGTCCGTACAACACCGCCGTGGCCCTCGGCAGGCTCGGCTCCCCCACCGCCTTCTGCTCCCGGACGTCGTCCGACGCCTTCGGGGAGGCCCTGCTCGACGGGCTGCGGCGGGCCGGGGTCGACGTGTCCGGCGTCCAGCGGGGCCCGGAACCGACGACCCTCGCCGTGGCCACGATCGACGCCGGTGGCTCGGCCGCGTACTCCTTCTATGTCGACGGCACCGCCGACCGTCTGTTCTCCGCTCCCGCCGCACTCCCGGCGGGGACGCGCGCGGTGTCCTTCGGTACCTGCTCGCTCGTGCTGGAACCGGGGGCGAGCGCCTACGAGGAGCTGATGCGGGCCGCCGCCGGACAGGGGCTGTTCACCGCGCTCGACCCCAATGTCCGGGCGGGGCTGATCCCGGACGCGGACGCCTACCGGGAGCGTTTTCGCGGCTGGCTGCCCTCGGTGACGCTGCTGAAGCTGTCGGAGGAGGACGCGGAGTGGCTCGGCGGCACGCCGCGCGAGTGGCTGGCCGCGGGACCGGCGGCCGTGGTGATCACGCGCGGCGGCGATGGTCTGACCGTGTTCACCCGGGACGGCGGGGAGCATTCCGTGCCGGGCGAGAAGGTCGACGTCGTGGACACCATCGGCGCCGGCGACACGGTGAACGCGGCCTTGCTGCACGGGCTGGCGGGCCGGGACGCGCTGTCCGCCGAAGCGCTCGCCGCCCTCGGGGCGGAGGGCTGGACACGGCTGTTGCGCTTCGCGGCACGGGCGGCGGCGATCACCTGCTCGCGGGCGGGGGCCGAGCCGCCGTACGCGGCGGAACTGGGTGATCCGGCCGCGCCGTGA